In one window of Azoarcus olearius DNA:
- a CDS encoding enoyl-CoA hydratase/isomerase family protein: MSAAADYRCLRLRVDRGVAFVTLAHPPLNLLDAALTRELGRLGKQLAADDAVRVIVFDSADPDFFIAHSDVTELRALDAAALAAPATEPGPFHRIVDRFRTMPKVTIGKLEGIARGGGSEFLLALDMRFAALGRAVLGQPEVAAGLLPGGGGTQRLPALIGRARALEVILGCQDIPADLAERWGYVNRALPVDELGPFVEALAYRIARFPPRALALAKAAVDAAALPLEQGLVVEENLFRQLLGSEEAARRAERFLALGGQTRAAELADFDALVRGQGDAGEAPA, translated from the coding sequence ATGAGCGCCGCCGCCGATTACCGCTGCCTGCGTCTGCGCGTGGACCGCGGCGTCGCCTTCGTCACGCTCGCGCACCCGCCGCTCAACCTGCTGGATGCGGCGCTGACGCGCGAACTCGGGCGGCTCGGCAAGCAGCTGGCGGCCGACGATGCGGTGCGGGTGATCGTGTTCGACAGTGCCGATCCGGACTTTTTCATCGCTCATTCCGACGTCACCGAGCTGCGCGCGCTCGACGCCGCCGCGCTGGCTGCGCCGGCGACCGAGCCGGGCCCCTTCCATCGCATCGTCGACCGTTTCCGCACGATGCCCAAGGTGACCATCGGCAAGCTCGAGGGGATCGCCCGCGGCGGCGGCAGCGAGTTCCTGCTCGCGCTCGACATGCGTTTTGCGGCGCTCGGCCGCGCGGTGCTCGGCCAGCCCGAGGTGGCGGCCGGATTGCTGCCGGGTGGCGGTGGCACCCAGCGCCTGCCCGCATTGATCGGGCGCGCGCGGGCGCTGGAGGTCATCCTCGGCTGCCAGGACATTCCGGCCGATCTCGCCGAACGCTGGGGCTATGTGAACCGCGCGCTGCCGGTGGACGAACTCGGCCCCTTCGTCGAGGCGCTCGCCTACCGGATCGCCCGCTTTCCGCCCCGGGCGCTGGCGCTGGCGAAGGCGGCGGTGGACGCGGCGGCGCTGCCGCTGGAGCAGGGGCTGGTGGTGGAGGAAAACCTGTTCCGCCAGCTGCTGGGCAGCGAAGAGGCCGCCCGCCGCGCCGAGCGTTTCCTCGCGCTCGGCGGCCAGACGCGCGCCGCCGAGCTGGCGGACTTCGACGCGCTGGTGCGCGGCCAGGGCGACGCGGGCGAAGCCCCCGCCTGA
- the recC gene encoding exodeoxyribonuclease V subunit gamma: MFSIVFSNRYECLQAMLLERLAAERPGPFGKRHVVVPSSALRRDVELAVAEHEGVCANVEFSYLAQWLWTQIGHVVEVPARSPFAPALLAWRVHALLDPAAPAGDWVAAHPRLAHYLAGADARMRFELAERIARVFDHYLTYRPHWLESWARGERARLGEATEAERADEAWQAALWRHIRDGLALRQEHPAALFLRRVAGMDERALAAAGLPQTVHVFGLPALPPLYLAILRELARVVDVRLYALNPCREFWFEIVDPRRLSWLAARQADMFHETGNRLLAAWGQQTQAHIGLLFEGEREVVEEALFEPHPGRHLLARLHNAILDMEELEPGSVALAANDRSIELHVCHSRTRELEVLHDRLLDLMKAAAKRGEPLRPDEIVVLTPDLDATAPLIEAVFGTAPAARRIPWRITGLGGTQENPVAAALDRLLALVAGRLPASAVFDLLQQPVVAARFGLGEGDLETIHDWMRAAGIRWGLDAEHAAAAGGVPVQACGGHTLDAGLDRLFLGWAAGDAATAAPFAGFIGAGAAEGNAALALGRLWRYVDTLRALRADLQRPQQAAGWRRALDSALTRLVGDEPEWAEALREVREAIVALTQAMAAAATDDGDAPAIPLAVVHPALIAQLDDPARGGVPGGTVTFSALSSLRGLPYRVVCVVGLDQGLFPGSDRPAEFDLMAARPERGDRQRRHDDRNLFLDVLLSAREVLHLSHVGRSVRDGSALPPSVLVDELFDVLAAACAADPGKPDDLAAARRRLTVEHPLQAFSAEYFLPQGERDPRLVSYHEEYAAALAARLGAPLRDADDDALVALAEEGDEVAVDGARVPFFDAPLPPPGPEWREVGLPQLIRFFRNPSRYLLRDRLGLALPEGEAELEDVEPMVPDFLGRQALAERLLPALLGATVPDEEALLALARAGGEYPAGALGEGALRRELAQLAVFAAGVRAELPARPLPPHVPTLAFDLDGEPWTLGAAFGDLRPQGLLRQRYDDCRPVDYLAAWLAHLVLCAAPAPDVACETTLLARDGRCRFVAVPPATAHALLADCLRLYRDGLLRPLHFFPKAAWAYAVNGESMGKAYARWQGGNRPAFAESADPAYRLALRGVADPLADDFAALASRVLGPLLDHLDDPRLDLAPAQESA; the protein is encoded by the coding sequence ATGTTCTCCATCGTCTTCTCCAACCGCTACGAATGCCTGCAGGCGATGCTGCTCGAGCGTCTCGCCGCCGAGCGTCCCGGCCCCTTCGGCAAGCGCCATGTGGTGGTGCCGAGCAGCGCGCTGCGGCGCGATGTCGAGCTGGCGGTGGCGGAGCACGAGGGCGTCTGCGCCAATGTCGAGTTCTCCTACCTCGCGCAGTGGCTGTGGACCCAGATCGGGCACGTGGTGGAGGTGCCGGCGCGCTCGCCGTTTGCGCCCGCGCTGCTGGCGTGGCGGGTCCATGCGCTGCTCGACCCGGCCGCGCCGGCGGGCGACTGGGTGGCCGCGCATCCACGCCTGGCGCACTACCTGGCGGGCGCGGATGCGCGCATGCGCTTCGAACTCGCCGAGCGTATCGCGCGCGTGTTCGACCACTACCTCACCTACCGGCCGCACTGGCTGGAAAGCTGGGCGCGCGGCGAGCGGGCGCGGCTGGGCGAGGCGACCGAGGCGGAGCGCGCCGACGAGGCGTGGCAGGCGGCGCTGTGGCGCCACATCCGTGACGGCTTGGCGCTGCGCCAGGAACACCCGGCCGCGTTGTTCCTGCGCCGGGTCGCCGGCATGGACGAGCGCGCGCTTGCCGCCGCCGGCCTGCCGCAGACGGTGCACGTGTTCGGGCTGCCGGCGCTGCCGCCGCTCTATCTGGCGATCCTGCGCGAGCTGGCGCGGGTGGTGGACGTGCGCCTGTATGCGCTCAATCCCTGCCGCGAGTTCTGGTTCGAGATCGTGGATCCGCGCCGGCTGTCGTGGCTGGCGGCGCGCCAGGCCGACATGTTCCATGAAACCGGCAACCGCCTGCTTGCCGCTTGGGGGCAGCAGACCCAGGCGCATATCGGGCTGCTGTTCGAGGGCGAGCGCGAGGTGGTGGAAGAGGCGCTGTTCGAGCCCCATCCCGGGCGCCATCTGCTCGCGCGGCTGCACAACGCGATCCTCGACATGGAGGAGCTGGAGCCGGGCAGCGTTGCGCTGGCGGCGAACGACCGCAGCATCGAGCTGCACGTGTGCCATTCGCGCACGCGCGAGCTGGAGGTGCTGCACGACCGCCTGCTCGACCTGATGAAGGCCGCAGCGAAGCGGGGCGAACCGCTGCGGCCCGACGAGATCGTGGTGCTGACGCCCGACCTCGATGCCACCGCGCCGCTGATCGAGGCCGTGTTCGGCACCGCCCCCGCCGCGCGCCGCATCCCGTGGCGCATCACCGGCCTCGGCGGCACCCAGGAGAACCCGGTGGCCGCCGCGCTCGACCGCCTGCTCGCGCTGGTGGCCGGGCGCCTGCCCGCGAGCGCGGTGTTCGATCTGCTGCAGCAGCCGGTGGTGGCAGCGCGCTTCGGGCTGGGCGAGGGCGATCTCGAAACCATCCACGACTGGATGCGCGCAGCCGGCATCCGCTGGGGGCTGGATGCCGAGCACGCCGCCGCCGCGGGCGGGGTGCCGGTGCAGGCCTGCGGCGGGCATACGCTGGATGCCGGCCTGGACCGCCTGTTCCTCGGCTGGGCGGCGGGGGATGCGGCCACCGCGGCGCCGTTCGCCGGCTTCATCGGCGCCGGCGCGGCGGAGGGCAACGCCGCGCTGGCGCTCGGCCGCCTGTGGCGCTACGTGGACACCCTGCGCGCGCTGCGCGCCGACCTGCAACGGCCGCAGCAGGCCGCCGGCTGGCGGCGCGCGCTGGACAGCGCGCTGACGCGCCTGGTGGGCGACGAGCCGGAATGGGCGGAAGCGCTGCGCGAGGTGCGCGAGGCGATCGTCGCGCTGACGCAGGCAATGGCGGCCGCTGCCACCGACGACGGCGACGCGCCGGCGATTCCGCTCGCGGTGGTGCATCCGGCGCTCATCGCGCAGCTCGACGATCCCGCGCGCGGCGGCGTGCCGGGCGGCACCGTCACATTCTCCGCGCTGTCCTCGCTGCGCGGGCTGCCCTACCGCGTGGTGTGCGTCGTAGGGCTGGACCAGGGGCTTTTCCCGGGCAGCGACCGCCCGGCCGAATTCGACCTGATGGCGGCGCGCCCCGAGCGCGGCGACCGGCAGCGCCGCCATGACGACCGCAACCTCTTCCTCGACGTGCTGCTGTCGGCGCGCGAAGTGCTGCACCTGTCGCACGTCGGCCGCAGCGTGCGCGACGGCTCCGCGCTGCCGCCGTCGGTGCTGGTCGATGAGTTGTTCGACGTGCTCGCCGCCGCCTGCGCGGCGGACCCGGGCAAGCCGGACGACCTCGCCGCGGCGCGCCGGCGGCTGACGGTGGAGCATCCGCTGCAGGCGTTCTCGGCCGAGTATTTCCTCCCGCAGGGCGAACGCGACCCGCGCCTCGTGAGCTATCACGAGGAATATGCGGCGGCACTCGCGGCGCGGCTCGGCGCCCCGCTGCGCGACGCGGACGACGACGCGCTGGTCGCGCTCGCCGAGGAGGGCGACGAGGTGGCCGTCGATGGTGCCCGCGTGCCTTTCTTCGATGCCCCGCTGCCGCCGCCCGGCCCGGAATGGCGCGAGGTCGGTCTTCCGCAGCTGATCCGCTTCTTCCGCAACCCCAGCCGCTACCTGCTGCGCGACCGCTTGGGGCTGGCGCTGCCCGAGGGCGAGGCGGAGCTGGAGGACGTCGAGCCGATGGTGCCCGACTTCCTTGGCCGCCAGGCGCTGGCCGAGCGCCTGCTGCCGGCGCTGTTGGGCGCCACGGTGCCGGACGAGGAGGCGCTGCTCGCGCTTGCCCGCGCCGGGGGCGAATACCCGGCGGGCGCGCTCGGCGAGGGCGCGCTGCGGCGCGAACTGGCGCAGCTCGCGGTGTTTGCGGCCGGGGTGCGTGCCGAGCTGCCCGCCCGGCCGCTGCCGCCGCATGTGCCCACGCTCGCGTTCGACCTCGACGGCGAACCGTGGACGCTCGGCGCCGCGTTCGGCGACCTGCGCCCGCAGGGCCTGCTGCGCCAGCGTTACGACGACTGCCGCCCGGTGGATTACCTCGCCGCCTGGCTCGCCCACCTGGTGCTGTGCGCCGCGCCGGCGCCGGACGTTGCGTGCGAGACCACGCTGCTCGCGCGCGACGGCCGCTGCCGCTTCGTCGCGGTGCCGCCCGCGACTGCGCACGCGCTGCTGGCCGACTGCCTGCGCCTGTACCGCGACGGCCTGCTGCGGCCGCTGCACTTCTTTCCGAAAGCGGCGTGGGCCTACGCCGTCAATGGCGAAAGCATGGGCAAGGCCTACGCGCGCTGGCAGGGCGGCAACCGCCCGGCCTTCGCCGAAAGCGCCGACCCCGCCTATCGCCTCGCGCTGCGCGGCGTGGCCGATCCGCTCGCCGACGACTTCGCCGCCCTCGCCAGCCGGGTGCTTGGGCCCTTGCTGGACCACCTGGACGACCCCCGCCTCGACCTCGCGCCGGCGCAGGAGAGCGCATGA
- a CDS encoding LysR family transcriptional regulator, which produces MNNKPLLEDLRLYCTVVRRRGFAASARELGVSNAYVSKRIALLEDALGAKLLHRTTRSVSLTEQGEVVLQWAQRIVDDVDRLAEAVSAEKMAPAGLLRVCTSSGFGRNRVGPALAALAERYPALEIQLELLDRPVDLIGEGFQLDIRVGAVREPDLISRRIARNERVLCAAPDYVARHGTPADLAELARHRCIVIRERDQDFGRWTLTGPDGPETVKVGGPLSANNGEVVRQWALAGHGIILRSRWDVGPALARGELVQVLPAYRQEADVWAVYPSRLSSSAKVRVCVEFLEEWLCSASGVSDRVG; this is translated from the coding sequence GTGAACAATAAGCCCCTGCTCGAAGACCTACGCCTCTACTGCACCGTCGTCCGCCGCCGTGGCTTTGCTGCCAGCGCGCGCGAACTGGGCGTCTCCAACGCCTACGTCAGCAAACGCATCGCCCTGCTGGAAGACGCGCTCGGCGCCAAGCTGCTGCACCGGACCACGCGCAGCGTCAGCCTTACCGAGCAGGGCGAGGTCGTGCTGCAGTGGGCACAGCGCATCGTCGACGATGTCGACCGCCTGGCCGAGGCGGTGTCGGCCGAGAAGATGGCGCCCGCGGGTCTGCTGCGGGTGTGCACGAGCTCCGGCTTCGGCCGCAACCGCGTCGGCCCGGCGCTGGCGGCGCTGGCCGAGCGCTACCCGGCGTTGGAGATCCAGCTCGAACTGCTCGACCGCCCGGTGGATCTCATCGGCGAGGGCTTCCAGCTCGACATCCGCGTCGGCGCGGTGCGCGAGCCCGACCTGATCTCGCGCCGCATCGCGCGCAACGAGCGCGTGCTGTGCGCCGCGCCCGACTACGTCGCCCGCCACGGCACTCCGGCGGATCTGGCTGAACTCGCGCGCCACCGCTGCATCGTCATCCGTGAGCGCGACCAGGACTTCGGCCGGTGGACGCTGACCGGGCCGGACGGGCCGGAGACGGTCAAGGTCGGCGGCCCGCTGTCGGCCAACAACGGCGAGGTGGTGCGGCAATGGGCGCTCGCCGGCCACGGCATCATCCTGCGTTCGCGCTGGGACGTCGGCCCGGCGCTGGCGCGCGGCGAACTGGTGCAGGTGCTGCCCGCCTACCGGCAGGAAGCCGACGTGTGGGCGGTGTATCCGTCGCGGCTGTCGAGTTCGGCGAAGGTGAGGGTGTGCGTGGAGTTCCTGGAGGAATGGCTGTGCAGCGCCAGCGGCGTGAGCGACCGCGTGGGATGA
- a CDS encoding tartrate dehydrogenase, which translates to MTTPHRIAVIAGDGIGQEVMPEGLRAVQAAAAKFDIALEFTHFDWAHCDYYLQHGKMMPDDWFEQLKGFDAILFGAVGWPDQVPDHISLWGSLLKFRRDFDQYVNLRPVRLMPGVPCPLANKKVGDIDFYVVRENTEGEYSSVGGKMYEGTERETVLQESIFTRKGVDRILKYAFELAQKRPKKHLTSATKSNGIAISMPYWDGRVKEMGKAYPEVKWDQYHIDILTARFVLSPERFDVVVASNLFGDILSDLGPACAGTIGIAPSANLNPDRTFPSLFEPVHGSAPDIYGRNIANPVAMIWSGAMMLDFLGNGDARYTAAHDAIVKAIETVLVEGPRTPDMGGTAKTTEVGKAVAAAI; encoded by the coding sequence ATGACCACCCCCCACCGCATCGCAGTCATCGCCGGCGACGGCATCGGCCAGGAAGTGATGCCGGAAGGCCTGCGCGCCGTGCAGGCCGCCGCCGCGAAATTCGACATCGCGCTGGAATTCACCCACTTCGACTGGGCCCACTGCGACTACTACCTGCAGCACGGCAAGATGATGCCGGACGACTGGTTCGAGCAATTGAAGGGCTTCGACGCGATCCTGTTCGGTGCGGTCGGCTGGCCGGACCAGGTGCCGGACCACATCTCGCTGTGGGGTTCGCTGCTCAAGTTCCGCCGCGACTTCGACCAGTATGTGAACCTGCGCCCGGTGCGGCTGATGCCCGGGGTGCCCTGCCCGCTGGCCAACAAGAAGGTGGGCGACATCGACTTCTACGTGGTGCGCGAGAACACCGAGGGCGAGTACTCCTCGGTGGGCGGCAAGATGTACGAGGGCACCGAGCGCGAGACCGTGCTGCAGGAATCCATCTTCACCCGCAAGGGCGTGGACCGCATCCTCAAGTACGCCTTTGAACTGGCGCAGAAGCGGCCGAAGAAGCACCTCACCTCCGCCACCAAGTCCAACGGCATCGCCATCAGCATGCCCTACTGGGACGGCCGGGTTAAGGAGATGGGCAAGGCCTACCCCGAGGTGAAGTGGGACCAGTACCACATCGACATCCTCACCGCGCGCTTCGTCCTCAGCCCGGAACGCTTCGACGTGGTGGTGGCCTCCAACCTGTTCGGCGACATCCTCTCCGACCTCGGTCCGGCCTGCGCTGGCACCATCGGCATCGCGCCCTCGGCCAACCTCAATCCGGACCGGACCTTCCCCTCGCTGTTCGAGCCGGTGCATGGCTCGGCGCCGGACATCTACGGCCGCAACATCGCCAACCCGGTGGCCATGATCTGGTCGGGTGCGATGATGCTGGACTTCCTCGGCAATGGCGACGCGCGCTACACCGCCGCCCACGACGCCATCGTCAAGGCCATCGAAACCGTGCTGGTGGAAGGCCCGCGCACCCCGGACATGGGCGGCACGGCGAAAACCACCGAAGTCGGCAAGGCGGTGGCCGCGGCGATCTGA
- a CDS encoding DUF3820 family protein translates to MNPDDLEKLVRMEMPYGKYKGRLLADLPGHYLNWFAREGFPRGELGRLLALMHEIDHNGLSALLAPLRRPRA, encoded by the coding sequence ATGAACCCTGACGACCTCGAAAAGCTGGTGCGCATGGAGATGCCCTACGGCAAGTACAAGGGCCGGCTGCTGGCCGACCTGCCGGGGCACTACCTCAACTGGTTCGCGCGCGAGGGTTTTCCGCGTGGCGAACTCGGCCGCCTGCTGGCGCTGATGCACGAGATCGACCACAACGGCCTGTCGGCGCTGCTGGCGCCGCTGCGCCGACCGCGCGCGTAG
- a CDS encoding MarC family protein, whose amino-acid sequence METLKAFVTLLALINPAGAIPLFLSLTASQSPGQVKRTVKTASIATAVVIAVAALFGEILLRILGISIASLQVGGGILLFGIALKMFNAELGGARSTPEEADEAAERNSIAVVPLTIPMLAGPGTVSTVIIYAERAHQWWEVLALLAIGAVIGAIVWLTLNLAGPISRLAGQTGINIMTRVMGLLLAALAVEFIAVGVRTLVAVS is encoded by the coding sequence ATGGAAACCCTGAAGGCCTTCGTCACCCTGCTCGCGCTGATCAACCCGGCCGGGGCGATTCCGCTCTTTCTCAGCCTCACCGCCAGCCAGAGCCCGGGGCAGGTGAAGCGCACCGTGAAGACCGCGTCCATCGCCACCGCGGTGGTGATCGCGGTGGCGGCGTTGTTCGGCGAGATCCTGCTGCGCATCCTCGGCATCTCGATCGCCTCGCTGCAGGTGGGCGGCGGCATCCTGCTGTTCGGCATCGCGCTGAAGATGTTCAACGCCGAGCTGGGCGGCGCGCGCAGCACGCCGGAGGAAGCCGACGAGGCGGCCGAGCGCAACAGCATCGCGGTGGTGCCGCTGACCATCCCGATGCTGGCCGGCCCGGGCACGGTGAGCACCGTCATCATCTATGCCGAACGCGCGCATCAGTGGTGGGAGGTGCTGGCTTTGCTGGCGATCGGCGCGGTGATCGGCGCCATCGTGTGGCTGACGCTGAACCTCGCCGGGCCGATCAGCCGGCTCGCCGGCCAGACCGGCATCAACATCATGACCCGCGTGATGGGCCTGCTGCTGGCGGCGTTGGCGGTGGAGTTCATCGCGGTCGGCGTGCGCACCCTGGTCGCGGTGTCATGA
- a CDS encoding ATP-dependent helicase has translation MARIHPEGWRQLQASGAQQRELATLARLAEGLPDDYAVYHGLHWTRAEGGRTVFGEIGFAVLGPGGRVLLIEQHSGFLDETPTGLLRPGKRRNREVAVALAHDAEALRARLRPLLEGADAQLDTLFYCPDYSVRQPGTAGLDPARIVDAGRRDQLVDIVRALAGPANEVPAPPAQLAALHRFFADLLELVPDVQALAGQADDLTTRLSGGLAEWARRITVTPHRLRITATAGSGKTQLALAAFVDALEAGRRPLYVCYNRPLADHIARIVPPGGEVATYHQLCDRSLRAAGRPPDFSAPDRFRRMEADFAALVAEGRGPAAGFDELIVDEGQDFFEAWRDTLLALLKPEGRAWWLEDPLQNLYGREPVALPGWVGLTADTNYRTPADVLALLNARLPLPAPVRAGSPLADSEPELFAWDEATGEAGLLDATKRAITRAVGLGFRRDMIVLLTFRGREHSRLAPLTHLGPHRLRAFHGRYDLFGEAEYSDGELLLDSVYRFKGQAAPCVIFTEIDFDTLDELTMRKLFVGATRATMKLILVTSNRAAALLGPPA, from the coding sequence ATGGCCCGCATCCACCCCGAAGGCTGGCGACAACTGCAGGCGAGCGGCGCGCAGCAGCGCGAACTCGCCACGCTGGCACGTCTGGCCGAAGGACTGCCCGACGACTACGCGGTCTATCACGGCCTGCACTGGACGCGCGCCGAAGGCGGCCGCACGGTGTTCGGCGAGATCGGCTTCGCGGTGCTCGGCCCCGGCGGGCGGGTGCTGCTGATCGAGCAGCATTCCGGCTTTCTCGACGAGACCCCGACCGGCCTGCTGCGGCCGGGCAAGCGCCGCAACCGCGAGGTGGCGGTGGCGCTGGCGCACGATGCCGAAGCCCTGCGCGCCCGCCTGCGGCCGCTGCTCGAAGGCGCCGACGCGCAGCTCGACACCCTGTTCTACTGCCCCGACTACAGCGTGCGCCAGCCGGGCACCGCCGGCCTCGACCCGGCGCGCATCGTGGACGCCGGCCGCCGCGACCAGTTGGTCGACATCGTGCGCGCGCTCGCCGGCCCTGCCAACGAAGTGCCGGCGCCGCCCGCGCAGCTGGCAGCGCTGCACCGCTTCTTCGCCGACTTGCTGGAACTGGTGCCCGACGTGCAGGCGCTGGCGGGTCAGGCGGACGACCTCACCACCCGGCTGTCGGGCGGGCTGGCGGAATGGGCGCGGCGGATCACGGTGACGCCGCACCGGCTGCGCATCACCGCCACCGCCGGCAGCGGCAAGACCCAGCTCGCGCTCGCCGCCTTCGTCGATGCGCTCGAGGCCGGGCGGCGGCCGCTCTATGTCTGCTACAACCGGCCGCTGGCCGACCATATCGCCCGCATCGTGCCGCCGGGCGGCGAGGTCGCCACCTACCACCAGCTGTGCGACCGCAGCCTGCGCGCCGCCGGCCGGCCGCCGGATTTCTCCGCGCCCGACCGCTTCCGCCGCATGGAGGCCGACTTCGCCGCGCTGGTCGCCGAAGGCCGCGGCCCCGCGGCGGGCTTCGACGAGCTGATCGTGGACGAGGGCCAGGATTTCTTCGAAGCCTGGCGCGACACCCTACTCGCGCTGCTCAAGCCCGAGGGCCGCGCGTGGTGGCTGGAAGACCCGCTGCAGAACCTCTACGGGCGCGAGCCGGTGGCGCTGCCGGGCTGGGTGGGGCTGACCGCCGACACCAACTACCGCACCCCCGCCGACGTGCTGGCGCTGCTCAACGCGCGCCTGCCGCTGCCGGCCCCGGTGCGCGCCGGCAGCCCGCTGGCCGACAGCGAGCCGGAACTGTTCGCCTGGGACGAGGCGACCGGCGAGGCCGGCCTGCTCGACGCCACCAAGCGCGCGATCACCCGCGCCGTCGGCCTCGGTTTCCGCCGCGACATGATCGTGCTGCTGACCTTCCGCGGCCGCGAGCATTCGCGCCTCGCCCCGCTCACCCACCTCGGCCCGCACCGGCTGCGCGCCTTCCACGGCCGCTACGACCTGTTCGGCGAGGCCGAGTACAGCGACGGCGAACTGCTGCTCGATTCGGTCTATCGCTTCAAGGGCCAGGCCGCGCCCTGCGTGATCTTCACCGAGATCGACTTCGACACCCTCGACGAACTGACGATGCGCAAGCTCTTCGTCGGCGCGACGCGGGCGACGATGAAGCTGATCCTGGTGACGTCGAACCGCGCGGCGGCCCTGCTCGGCCCGCCAGCCTGA
- a CDS encoding c-type cytochrome, whose translation MQIAHILPTILLFAAGLCHAVAPPPKPAGAAGTLAAAPFDLADEARITAGGKRFNKTCAGYCHGFEGVGGRAPDFKGREDLVPAQVFETISKGREGAEVMPPWGEAFSAEQIWELVAYLMHLGRQQP comes from the coding sequence ATGCAGATCGCACACATCCTGCCGACCATCCTGCTGTTCGCCGCCGGCCTCTGCCATGCGGTGGCGCCGCCGCCCAAGCCGGCCGGCGCCGCGGGCACGCTGGCCGCCGCGCCCTTCGACCTTGCCGACGAAGCCCGCATCACCGCCGGCGGCAAGCGCTTCAACAAGACCTGCGCCGGCTATTGCCACGGCTTCGAGGGCGTCGGCGGCCGCGCGCCGGACTTCAAGGGCCGCGAAGACCTGGTGCCGGCGCAGGTGTTCGAAACCATCAGCAAGGGCCGCGAAGGCGCCGAGGTGATGCCGCCGTGGGGCGAGGCTTTCAGCGCCGAGCAGATCTGGGAGCTGGTCGCCTACCTGATGCATCTGGGGCGGCAGCAGCCGTGA